A stretch of DNA from Phycisphaerales bacterium AB-hyl4:
CCTCATGAGCATCGCACGGCGGTACCATGGTCGAGGCAAGGCGATGCTCGAACAGTTCGCGGCAAGCTGCCACGCCATTACGATGACGAGCGTGACGACGCTGCTGGCGTTCGGCTCACTGCTGCTGACCAGCACGCCGGCGATCCAGTCGCTGGGGCTGGTGCTGGCGACGGGCATGGTGGCGTGCTGGTTTGCGTCGCTGTTTTTGTTGATGCCGTTGCTGATCGTGACGCATCGGCGCGAGGAGAAGCCGACCGGATGAGTGATGTTCTGCCATGGGCGATGGCCGGCGTTGGCGCTGCGGCGTTTGGTGCGCTGATGTATGGGGCGTTTTACCCGAGTAGCCGACTGATCGTGCCGGTGATTTACCGTGGGCCTCGCGACGGGCCGCCGCGCGTGGCGTTGACGTTTGACGATGGTCCGCACGCGGAAGCGACGCCGGCGATTCTCGACGCGCTGGATCGGGTGAATGCGAAGGCGGCCTTCTTCGTCATCGGCGCTCATGCAAAGCGGCACGTGGACGTGCTGCGGCGGATCGACGCGGCGGGGCACTTGATCGGCAACCATACGTACGACCATGCTTACCATGGGATGTGCCGCGGCTACTACTACTGGCTGGATCAACTGAGGCGGACGGAGCGGGTGATTGAAGATGCCATCGGCAAGCGGCCGACGCTGTTCCGCCCGCCGATGGGGTTTAAGCAGCTTTTTATTTCATGCGCTGTGCAGAGCGCTGGTTACTCGATGGTGACATGGAGCCGACGTGGTCGCGATGGTTGGCCTTGCAAGACGCAGCAGATCCTCGACCGCCTGGTGGGGCCGAGCCGAAACGGCGACATCCTGACGTTGCATGATGGGACGGACGGCCATAACCGCAGTCGCGACATTCGGCCGACGGTCGACGCGATCGAGCCGCTGGTCGTCGGCCTGCGCGGGCAGGGGCTGGAACTGGAGCGGCTGGATCGGCTGATCAATTTACCGGGCTATGTATCCGAATCCGCGTTGGCGAACTGAAGTGTGCCGGACTATTCTTCGATGAAGAGCCAAGGTTGTTATACTGACGCCTTGCCTGTGACCCGGTCGGGAAGGCATTTCACGGGGGGGCGATGATTTTGAACTTGTTGTTGTGATGAGAGTCTCTGCCAGGATGAGAATCTCCACCCGGATATTGCGAAGTGCCCGTGCGCTGTTGCTGATGCTTTGTGGCGTGGCCCTTGTCGGCTGCGACACGGTGGGCATGATGGCGTTGCATGGGACGAACCTGCTCGCCCGCACTGGTGCTTACACGCATGAGGGCGACGTGGTGTACGGCCCGCTCGATCGGCACCACTTGGACGTGTACACGCCAACCATGGGCGAGCCGCCTTACCCCGTCGTCGTGTTCATTCACGGCGGCGACTGGAGCGACGGCTACCCGGACAAGGACATGTACCGCTTCGTGGGCGATGCGCTCACCTCGCGGGGCATTGTGGCGGTCGTGCCGAACTACCGCCGATTCCCGACGGCCCGGTTTCCGGATTTCATCGAAGACGCGGCGCAGGCGCTGGTCTGGACGTATGAGAACGTCGAGGCATTCGGCGGTGATCCGGATGGCATCTTCCTGATGGGTCATTCGGCTGGAGCGCACATCGGCTCGATGGTGGCGCTCAACGACCGCTACCTGCGTGAGGTCGGGGGGGACCGGAGTTGGATTCGCGGGTTTGTGGGGATGGCGGGGCCTTACTCGTTCCCTTACATGGACGATAACGATGCGTTCGTGGAGGTGTTCGGGGCGAAGGATGCGTACCCGCGATCGCAGCCGATCAACTATGTGGCGGGCGATGCGCCGCCGACGCTGCTGGTGCATGGCGCGAAGGACGATCGCGTGCCGCTGGAGACGATGATCCGGATGGCGCAGCAGATGGATGCGGTC
This window harbors:
- a CDS encoding alpha/beta hydrolase — protein: MRISTRILRSARALLLMLCGVALVGCDTVGMMALHGTNLLARTGAYTHEGDVVYGPLDRHHLDVYTPTMGEPPYPVVVFIHGGDWSDGYPDKDMYRFVGDALTSRGIVAVVPNYRRFPTARFPDFIEDAAQALVWTYENVEAFGGDPDGIFLMGHSAGAHIGSMVALNDRYLREVGGDRSWIRGFVGMAGPYSFPYMDDNDAFVEVFGAKDAYPRSQPINYVAGDAPPTLLVHGAKDDRVPLETMIRMAQQMDAVGAPAETITYENLCHIMVLGSFAVPVRWGEPVLNDLTAWVNAQYEHPLPVPPQRTASDMALQQDQRNRQ
- a CDS encoding polysaccharide deacetylase family protein — protein: MSDVLPWAMAGVGAAAFGALMYGAFYPSSRLIVPVIYRGPRDGPPRVALTFDDGPHAEATPAILDALDRVNAKAAFFVIGAHAKRHVDVLRRIDAAGHLIGNHTYDHAYHGMCRGYYYWLDQLRRTERVIEDAIGKRPTLFRPPMGFKQLFISCAVQSAGYSMVTWSRRGRDGWPCKTQQILDRLVGPSRNGDILTLHDGTDGHNRSRDIRPTVDAIEPLVVGLRGQGLELERLDRLINLPGYVSESALAN